Genomic segment of Bacteroidia bacterium:
TATCCAGCAATATATTGATGGCCACGAAACAAGCCTAAAGCTTCTCATTAACAGGCATCAAACCAAACTCTTCTCTTCCATTTATCTCCTTGTAAAAGACCGTTGCCTAGCTGAGGACATCTTTCAGGACACTTTTGTAAAGGTGATCAAAACGCTGAAGAAAGGCAACTATCAGGAGCAAGGCAAATTCCTTCCCTGGGTGATGCGGATTGCAAGAAATCTGGTAATAGATTATTACCGGAAAACCAGCAAGATGCCTTCAGTAACTGATCCGGACGGTTTCGACATTTTTTCCGTAATAAAAATAGCGGAAGAAAACCGGGAGGATGAAATGATTCGGGAACAATCTCACGGCCGGCTACGGCTGCTCATCCAGCAGCTCCCTGATGAACAGAAAGAGGTACTCATCCTCCGGCATTATGCTGAGATGCCTTTCAGAGAAATTGCAGAACTTACTGGTGTGAGCATCAATACGGCCTTAGGAAGAATGCGCTATGCCCTCAACAATCTGAGAAAGCTCATCGAAAAGCATCAGATCACATTGTAGAAAATATTTTTCCGCTAAAAGAAAATAATCTTCTGCCACAGGCGTTTATTGAGGTGATTTAAACAGACAAAATAATTTACCTTGCGCTTATGAGAAAGTCTTACACAGAGGATGATGTTATCAGGTACATTTATAATGAGACCGGGCCTCTTGAACGGGAAGAAATTGCCATTGCAATCAAAAGTGATTTAGAATTATGCGCGTTTTATAAGTCCCTCAAAAAAATGAATGTAAGTCTTGAAGAACTTAGGATGAAGCCAGACCCATCCAGCATTAAATTAATTCTCGAATTTTCCCAATCCCTTTCAGGACGGCTGGAAACTTCACGATAATTTCCTGTTGTTTTTAAAATGTTAATAAAAAGCTGCCACTCTATGGCGGCTTTTTTCGTTCCGGGTTTTTATCTTTTTAATAACGAATCCAAAAAATACGGAGCGTTTACTATTATTTATCATTTAAGAAATTATATTTTCTATGCTTGTTTTAATAATAACCCTGACTCCTCCGCGTCCTCCACGCAAATGAACCTGGCCTTTCCATGAATTTTCAAACTGGAAATAAATGTCACACCTATCGGAATTCAAGTTCCCCAAAGGCTGATCATTTTCATTCCCTTTTTTGAACACACTTCTCTAGTTCTGGCTATTATGTGAATTACCTTTGCCGGAACCTTTGATATGGTACTTTAAACCGCAAAAAAAAGATGAAATACGATATAAAAGAAATTCTCAAAAGGCGGATCCTGATTTTAGACGGTGCGATGGGAACGATGATACAACGGTATAAACCTCTTGAGGCGGATTATCGCGGTAAGAGGTTCGCTAACTGGACGCAGGATGTACAGGGAAATAACGACCTGCTGTCACTCACTCAACCAGAGATGATCCTGGATATACACCGGGATTATTTAGAAGCCGGCTCTGATATTATTGAGACCAACACATTTGCCAGTTCCAGCATTGCGCAGGCAGATTATGGTATGGAGGATCTAAGCTATGAATTGAATAAAACATCTGCTGAACTGGCATTAAAAGCTGCGGCAGAATATACGGCATTGACCCCTGATAAACCACGATTTATAGCAGGAGCGATTGGTCCGACCAACCGTTCATTGTCACTTTCCCCGGATGTGAATGATCCCGGTTTCAGAGCCGTTAATTGGGACGAGGTCGTGGAGTCTTATTCCATACAAATTCGCGGACTGATAGACGGGGGTGTGGATATTTTGCTTGTGGAAACCATCTTCGATACGCTAAATGCCAAGGCTGCCATTTTTGCCATTGAAGAGGTGAGTCGTGAAAAAGATGTGCAACTACCGGTAATGATCAGCGGTACGATCGTGGACATGAGCGGCAGAACGCTCTCAGGCCAAACCACTGAAGCATTTCTCATTTCTATAATGCACACCAAAAACCTGCTCACCATCGGGTTAAATTGTGCCTTGGGAGCACGACAGATGAGATCCTATATTGAGGAATTATCAGCTAAGGCTCCGGTTTTCACATCTCTCTACCCAAATGCGGGACTGCCTAACGAGTTTGGCGGTTATGACGAAACAGCCGCAGAGATGGGTGCTTTGATGGAGGAATTCTGCAAAGAAGGTTTTGTGAATATTGTGGGAGGATGCTGTGGCAGCACGCCCGAACACATAGAAAGAATGGCAGAAATAGCTGCCAGATATAAGCCACGCATAATACCGGAAGTGGAGGATTATCTGCGCCTGAGCGGATTGGAGCCATTGGTGTTGCGCCCCGAAAGCAACTTCGTGAATGTGGGAGAACGAACCAACGTAACCGGCTCCCGCAAATTTCTGCGCCTGATTAAAACAGAGAATTACGAAGAAGCCCTCTCGGTAGCCCGCGACCAGGTAGAAGGCGGTGCACAGGTTTTGGATGTGAACATGGATGAGGGAATGCTTGAGGGAGAAGCCGCCATGAAGAAATACCTGAACCTGATGGCTGCCGAACCTGATATTTCAAAGCTGCCCATAATGGTGGACAGTTCCAAATGGACCGTAATAGAGCAGGGGCTGAAGTGCCTTCAGGGAAAGAGCGTAGTCAATTCAATCAGCATGAAGGAAGGGGAGGACTCCTTCCGCGAGCATGCGCAAAAGGTGCTGCAATATGGTGCGGCCGTCATCGTCATGGCTTTCGATGAAGAAGGCCAGGCAGATACTTATG
This window contains:
- a CDS encoding sigma-70 family RNA polymerase sigma factor: MRKPIQSDEQLIQQYIDGHETSLKLLINRHQTKLFSSIYLLVKDRCLAEDIFQDTFVKVIKTLKKGNYQEQGKFLPWVMRIARNLVIDYYRKTSKMPSVTDPDGFDIFSVIKIAEENREDEMIREQSHGRLRLLIQQLPDEQKEVLILRHYAEMPFREIAELTGVSINTALGRMRYALNNLRKLIEKHQITL